CCTCTTTTAAGCCCCCAGGTTCCCTCTTCTCAGTTTCCCCTCAGCCTCATCCATTCCCTCCCCTTCTTCCAGACAGTATGACTAACATTGCTTTTTGCAGGTAATAGGAGATTGTTTGGACAGCGGGGCTTTTAAAAGGAAAGAAGAAATAAGATATGAAAAAGAAAAGCTACTTATTTAACAATATGGCATGAGCCTGGACAGTTTTACAGTGGATTTATTTTCACGCTTATCAAAGGAGGGGACATAGCTGAGGAGACGTTGGGTGAATTCATTGTCAGGGCAGGCCTGGGAAAGGAGTGAAAACAGACACTGGTTCTTAGGGGCAAGGAGTCGACAGGATGAATGGGTGGATGGAGGGCTGAAGGAGGAGATCTAAACGTTTGTCTTATTCTCTGATTTGGGTAATGCATCATACATCATGTTGGTGAGTTTACCTGAAGCACCTGAActgcagagatggagagatcactGGATGAGAGAACACATGAGAACTACAGTAATCACTacctctggtccagggcgttagTGCTTTCCGCTAGGAACGCACACTATCGCCCAGGACCAGAGCTATGTACTCACCTGGTCTCACTGCAGGGTCTCCAGCTGAGCTTCCTTGCTAAGACAAATCAATCCGTTCAGAAATTGAAAAAATGTTAACTATAAACTTACAAATCATCATGAAATAGAGTATCAAAGGATATGCCTCTGGCATGTGGCACTCTTTGATTATCTACATATGATTTGTATACATTCATTCAATAATTAATAGATTATTTACACACAGTTACCTGATGGTCAACAAACCAGTATTATTGCTAGTTTATTATAACCCTTTATATAGGTGTTGATCATGTTCTGTCCACTGGCCTATCCATAGAGGACAGCAACGTTCATCAAACTATGTTGACAGAAACATCTTTTAATTGTCTGTCTATGTGTTGACTCGACTGACTGGCAGCCTATGTACATGGTACTTGGAGGAGTATACAAGCTGTAAAAAAACGCACTGCCCTTTGCTTTTGTGGGCGTAGCTGTGAGTGAAAACGCCTCGGTCATTCAGAAAAAGCACGCACTGCATGCGCACTAAGATGTTGTGGCAAAACAAGAGGCGGGTATATAAGCGACCGAACAATAGGTAAAGTAACATCATAACGAGCTAATTCCTCCTTTAGATCGCTGCACAtacattctctcactctctacctacctgcctgccgaGTGCCTACGGGGAGGTGCAGAGATGCTTCTTACCACGAGTGGGTACCAGCTTGCGCTATTTTTCCTTCTGATAAGAAGCTGTCAAGCTGTCAAGAACGGCGCCACGGAAACTTTAAACGCTCAGTTGATAAGTACGGTCCAGGATACACCGAGTAGTAATGTATCAATGAATCAAGCACGCAACGGAGGAAGACGTTTGACTAGTGATGCGAGGAAAGGTGAGTTGCATGTTTATGCACATTCTAAATGGATTAATTCAACAATTCATAGTGGACCAAACAAATTCATTGTATTCACTGATCCTGAAGTGTAATTTAGCAAAAGGTCAATATGTATATTGCTAAAGTATTGATTATATAGTATTGGAAGTGATATAATTCTGTATATAGGCACATTTTCCACAGACAAAAATGGGagttaaataaactaaagttgaATCATAGACTTGAATGGGAGACTTGAGTGTTTGAATGGGAGAAAAGTTAAAAGTTCAAGCATTTGTAATTGTATTGGACTTCTTGTTAACTCATGCTGCACATCAGATTACCCTGACCATGCCACAGTTATTGTTGAACTGTCAAAACCAATCTTTAATAAGAGCATTACATGGAATAATCCCatccaaaataaataaatcaaacacacctaaaatactttcaagtatttgAGCAACGCATTTGAACATCGTTTGATTTATATTTTAGTTTGAATTTTTGGGATTACTCAATTTTCTGCCTAAAAGTTTGACAGCAAGATTAGGTTTTGACAATATGTATCTGACAGAAGGTaacagtctctctcgctctgtcacaGAGCAGGGCCAGGCACAGAGCCAGGTGGGCTGCAGAGAGCTGCGCTCCACCAAGTACATCTCAGACGGCCAGTGCACCAGCCTGAACCCGGTCAAGGAGCTGGTTTGTGCTGGGGAGTGTCTCCCCTCCCACCTACTGCCCAACTGGATCGGCTCCGGTCCCGGCTACACCGGAAAGTTCTGGAGCCGGCGGGAGGCCCAGGAGTGGCGTTGTGTCATCGACCGGACCCGGACCCAGCGCATCAGACTGCAGTGTCAGAACGGAAGCTCCAGGACCTACAAGATCACTGTGGTTACTTCCTGCAAGTGTAAACGCTACTCCAGGCAGAACAATGACTCAGGGAATGGGAAGTCAGAGGTGGAGGTTGGGCAGGCCCAGGGGCAGAGCTCCACACTCCAGGGGCccaagaggaggaagggaaaggaagggaagaaTGGACGTTCTGGGCAGGAGGACTGGGCTGAAGAACAGCCTAAAAATGACTGAACGGAGACTTCTGGTCAGGGGTGCTCTGTCCACCTCTGAGGGGATGGAAGGTCTCTCTGTGCCCCCACTTAAGAAACAACTGCAGCACCAACAGACACTAGTTTTGTTTAGATGGAGCCAATGTGTTCGCTATGTTTAAAGTAGCTATATGGAGAAGGCTATGCAATGATTCTTCAGACAGTGCAACTGGTTTGCCAAATTTTGACCACTGTGGATGTGTTTGtaaatgtatgtgtttttgtatgtgATAGAATAA
Above is a genomic segment from Oncorhynchus masou masou isolate Uvic2021 chromosome 12, UVic_Omas_1.1, whole genome shotgun sequence containing:
- the LOC135549055 gene encoding sclerostin domain-containing protein 1-like, whose amino-acid sequence is MLLTTSGYQLALFFLLIRSCQAVKNGATETLNAQLISTVQDTPSSNVSMNQARNGGRRLTSDARKEQGQAQSQVGCRELRSTKYISDGQCTSLNPVKELVCAGECLPSHLLPNWIGSGPGYTGKFWSRREAQEWRCVIDRTRTQRIRLQCQNGSSRTYKITVVTSCKCKRYSRQNNDSGNGKSEVEVGQAQGQSSTLQGPKRRKGKEGKNGRSGQEDWAEEQPKND